The genomic DNA CAACCATAAAACTATGAAAACATCATGTTTTCACAAAGTAAATTGCTTTAAACACAGCGCTTGCTCCTTAGAAATAATTAAAAACACTGTTTATTTTCCAAAGGCTTATCATATAGCAAATATATAGCAAAGTGAATTAAATATTGCATAAATGCGAGTTAATTAAATTCAATTTAATTAAAACTTTATTTTTAGCTGCTTCTGCGTTAATATTTCTGTTTTCAATGAATATTTTAGAAAAATTTATTTTAAAATCCTTTAGTATTAAAGGAAGCTTATGGGTTAACCTGTTTGATGAAAAAATTTTCTTTTGGATTATTAATAGCAATTCAAGATCGCTAGATATTTTAATGCTAACTATTACTTATATAGGTTCAACAATATCATGGTTTATAGTTGGGATTTTGCTTTGGTTTTTAAGAAAGAGAAAAGAAGCTTTCCTGTTGGTTTTCGCTTTGTTAATAGGTGGTGTTTTAACCTTTTTTATGAAAATCGCGTTTCATAGAATTAGACCATCTCAAATTATTATTGAAGCTAAAGTTTTAGATGAAGAAGGCTTTAGTTTTCCAAGCGGGCATTCAGTAAACTCTTTTTCTTCAGCAATAATTCTTGAAAGAAAAATTAAGAAAATATCTTTTTTCATTTATGTTTTAGCATTTTTAATAGGTTACAGTAGAGTTTATATAGGTGCGCATTGGCCTTCAGATGTGATTTTTGGTAGCTTCATAGGGTTAACAATAGGCTCCTTAACTTTAAAACTTGAAGAGAAAATTTTAAGTTTTTTTATAAAATCTGGGAAAGCGATAGATAAATCCCCATAGCTAAACCGCTAACTAAAGGAATAGATAAATTATCTTCTATAGATTTATTGCAGCTTTCCATTAAAGCTCCTGCAAAAGCCCCGATTAAAGCCACTTCTAAAGGTGAAAATAAGCTGGCTGCAAGGAAAGCGATTGAAAAACCTATTAAGCTTCCCTCGATAGTTTTATTTTTATTATATGGTATAGGGGTTTTACCAAGCGTTGAACCGCTTAACCCGGCTAAACTATCGCCAACAGTTAAAATTGCAATCGCTGAATTTCCAATGCTGCTTGGAAATAAAATAAGCGATAAAACTATTCCAATAGCATAGTAAATAGGTTTAATAATAAAGCTTTTCTTTTCCTCATCTCTAGCAGCTTTAATTGTTAATTTAATTAAAAGAGAACTCTTTTTCTTTAACCTTAAAAATTCAGAAAAAGCATAAGCAATAGATATAATTGCGATTAATGTTAATGTGAAAAACAATCCAAAATACATTCTTAAAAAAATTATTGAAAAACCTGATAAATGAATTATTGATCTAAAAAAATTTGTTTTCCTCAATTAAACACACCTATATAAGTGTTAAAATACTTCCAGTAATAATCGTATGGCAAGCGTTAAAAGCGCTAATCCAAGAAGCTTTTTAATAAATGTTCCTTCAATTTTTTGAGAGATTAAAGCTCCAAATTGAGCCCCTATTATTGTTCCAACACCCATAAATATAGCAAAGTTAAATTTAACATTACTTAATGAAATATGAGTTAAAGCTCCTGTAATAGATGTGAAAATTGAAATGAAAAGAGATGTCGCGGTAGCTATATGCACTGGAAAACCTAATAGAAGAATCATTGCTGGAACATGAATTATTCCTCCACCAACACCAAAAATGCTTGAAATAAAACCTATAAAAAAGTTTATTAATAATCCTTTAGTTAAACTAATTGAGTATTCATAAACATTCCCATTATAATCTATTATCCGCCTATAAACGCTTCCAGTTTTCTTTAAGTTGCAATACTTTTCTTTTACAGGTTTGCTGATAATTAATTTAAAAGATGCTAAAATAAGAATTAATGAGAAAACGCCTTTAAATAAATTTGAACTAAAAAAATTAACTATATAAGCGCCTAGAATTGCACCTGGAATTGTTAACAACGCGAAGAATACACCTATTTTAAAGTCAACTCGTCTTTGCCTTATATAAGCAAAAGAACCTGATAAAGCATTTAAAAAAACAATAGTTAAGCTTGTTCCAACAGCAAATTTAGGTTCAAAACCATAAATTAAAATTAATAAAGGAACTATAATGAAGCCGCCTCCAATTCCAATTAAAGTTCCGAAGCATCCAACTATAACACCAAGAATAGTTAAAAAAAATAGGGAAATTAACTCCATAATAAATTACCTTCATCAACATTATTAATTAAAAGTTATTAAAAGTTCACGTTGCTTATATTAATTATTATTAATCACGTTTAAAGAAGCATTCATTAACGAAGGAAAACTTTTTGTAAAATTTTTAGATCATCTGAAACTAAAGCAGCGATTTAGATGCAATTTTTGATGAGGACAAATGAGCTTATGTTGAAAAGAATTTATAAAAGAAAAATTTTAAAACAAACTTTTAATGTAAAAATTAAAAATAAAAGGAAATTTTATTTTGAAATTTCTTCTAATGTTTTTCGTTTGGTTTCTATTCCTAGTAAAGCGGTTATTAAAGCAGCTATAAAATGAACTGAAGCAAATACTATAAAGGCTGAAGATAAACCCCAAGCAGCCCATATATAACCAGTTATTGTTGGAGCAGCTATTCCAGCTAAACGACCTATGCTAGCTGCAGCTCCAGATCCTGTTCCTCTAATTCTAGTTGGATAAAGCTCAGGTGTATAGGCGTATAATCCAGACCATGCTCCTAAATTAAAGAATGAAACAACAGCGCTCCATATTAAAATGCTGGTTAAACCTTTAGCAATAGCAAACATATAGCTTCCAAACCCAGCTAAAGCTAAATACCCTATAAGCACAGGTTTTCGTCCAGAAGGATCTAAAAGAAATGTAGCTGAATAATAACCTGGAACCTGCATTAAAGTTATAATTAAATACCAGTAAAGTGGACCTATTAATTCTTTAGCTCGCATAACTTCAACATAAATTGATGGAAGCCAAAGGAAGATTCCATGATAAGTATAAACTAAAACAGCCCATATAACCCATAAAACTAAAGTTCTCCGCCTATAATCTTTAGACCATAATTCCTTTAAAGCATTTTTTAAAGAATATTTTTGGTAAACAGTTTTTTTAACAGCTTCTATAGATTTCT from Candidatus Bathyarchaeota archaeon includes the following:
- a CDS encoding phosphatase PAP2 family protein — translated: MHKCELIKFNLIKTLFLAASALIFLFSMNILEKFILKSFSIKGSLWVNLFDEKIFFWIINSNSRSLDILMLTITYIGSTISWFIVGILLWFLRKRKEAFLLVFALLIGGVLTFFMKIAFHRIRPSQIIIEAKVLDEEGFSFPSGHSVNSFSSAIILERKIKKISFFIYVLAFLIGYSRVYIGAHWPSDVIFGSFIGLTIGSLTLKLEEKILSFFIKSGKAIDKSP
- a CDS encoding sulfite exporter TauE/SafE family protein — translated: MELISLFFLTILGVIVGCFGTLIGIGGGFIIVPLLILIYGFEPKFAVGTSLTIVFLNALSGSFAYIRQRRVDFKIGVFFALLTIPGAILGAYIVNFFSSNLFKGVFSLILILASFKLIISKPVKEKYCNLKKTGSVYRRIIDYNGNVYEYSISLTKGLLINFFIGFISSIFGVGGGIIHVPAMILLLGFPVHIATATSLFISIFTSITGALTHISLSNVKFNFAIFMGVGTIIGAQFGALISQKIEGTFIKKLLGLALLTLAIRLLLEVF
- a CDS encoding MFS transporter yields the protein MGEESLINILEKAPLSKFHYSLLTICCLIYGFTAMNVMLISATLPAITAEWHLNKIVAGLLLSTGYAGMFVGALSCGIIADLIGRKKALLLTILMASIFTGFCAAAWDVFSMGFLRFLAGIGLGGSLPQPGVYISEYTPASRRGKFLGLTETSWVYGALLAAIFPYFLIPAYGWRLTFLVAFIPLILIPLVIWVLPESIRYLEFKGRIEEALNMLKKAGLIQKSIEAVKKTVYQKYSLKNALKELWSKDYRRRTLVLWVIWAVLVYTYHGIFLWLPSIYVEVMRAKELIGPLYWYLIITLMQVPGYYSATFLLDPSGRKPVLIGYLALAGFGSYMFAIAKGLTSILIWSAVVSFFNLGAWSGLYAYTPELYPTRIRGTGSGAAASIGRLAGIAAPTITGYIWAAWGLSSAFIVFASVHFIAALITALLGIETKRKTLEEISK